AGCAAATTTTGACCTGGGGGTAAGCACTGCTCAATTGCCGTAGGAGGGGCCAGGCAGATTGGGAGCGGCGGGGAAACTGGGGGTCGATCAATAAAATACTGGGAGCTAGGGTTTCTAGCTGTTGCCGCAGATCGTCCAGGGTTTCTCCTTCCCCCAACACTTGCACACCGGTCTCCCTCCCCAGCACGGTGATCAATCCCAGGCGAAACACGGGATCCTCATCAACAATGACAATGGTTAAGGGAGATTCACTCACGGCAATGGTGGGGCCACAACACCGCCCATTCTAGAACGTTAACTGACTAACACATACCATTGAATTAAATTTGAATTAAATTGCCTCAGCCCTGGGCAAATAGGGGAGGACAGGGATTGGTGGGAGTTAAGTTGACCCGACTGCCCACCGGAATTACCGTTTGCAAAGAAGTACGGGCATGAATCTGTCGACCGGCCGGGGTTTCCAAGCAGTAGCGGTATTCCCGGCCCAAAAATTGGCGATCGCGGATGACCACTGGGCCATCACTGGCGGGGCTCAGTTCAATTTCCTCTTCCCTCAACATTAGTTCCCCCACTGAGGGCAATTCAGGCTGAATGCCTTGGAAAGTTAAAGGCCATTGGCCAAACTCCGTGGCCCAAAGTGTTCCCTGTCGCTGGGCCGGAACAAAATTGGCCTGGGTAACAAATTCCGCCACAAAACGGGAAGCAGGCGATCGATAAATTTCCTCTGGGGTGCCGATTTGCTCCAAGTTCCCCCGATACATCACCCCAATGCGATCGGAAATGGCCATGGCTTCTTCCTGATCGTGGGTGACAAAAATAGCGGCCGTACCGGTGGCTTTGAGGATATGGCGGATTTCATGGCGTAACCTTTGGCGCACTTGCACATCCAGATTACTGAGGGGTTCATCCAACAAAATTAGGTTAGGTTTAGGGGCCAAAGCCCGGGCCAGGGCAATGCGTTGTTGTTGACCACCGGATAGTTCGTGGGGATAGCGTTTTTCCAGTCCCGTTAATCCCACCAAATGGAGCACCTCTGCCACCCGCCCTTGGATTTGTTGACGGTTCAATTTTTGGGATTTATGGCGCAGGCCAAAGGCGATATTGTCGGTAATGGTGAGGTGAGGAAACAGGGCGTAATCCTGAAAGACCATGCCTGTTTGACGCTGTTCTGGGGGAGTGAGTCCATTTTCCCCAGAAACACAATCCCCCTCCAAATGAACGGTGCCACTGGTGGGGGTTTCAAAGCCTGCAATGATTCTCAACAAAGTTGTCTTGCCACAACCCGATGGTCCTAATAGTCCCAGAATTTCCCCTGGCGCTAGATTAAAGTTGATTTTCTGGAGTACTGGGGTGGATTGCCCCCGGAAGCTTTTGCCTAAGTCCTGTACCGTTAAAACAGAGTCTTCTATGGAAAGGCGGGCAACGGGAGAAAATTGGGCGACTGTCATAGGAACCAGGGGCAAAAAAGCAGCAACAATAGTGGGAGGACTGATCCCGTTTAAAACTCAGACCTGATTCAGATCTAAACTGTTTAAAGCAAGTATTTAAACGGTACTTTAAATAAGAATTATTTGCAAGAGTTAAGGTTAACATATGATTTCAGCCGACCTCAATCCCCACTCTGTCCCTTGGTGGATTCTTGCTCCCCAGGGCACTGAAGCTCAGGCGATCGCCAAGGGGTTGGGAAAAACTGACCAGATATATTTGCAGGCGATGCCAGTGGGGGCCACAGCGGTGCAATCTTTTTTGGCAAATCTGGCCCAAACCTGGGCG
The genomic region above belongs to Synechocystis sp. PCC 6803 substr. PCC-P and contains:
- a CDS encoding ABC transporter ATP-binding protein, translated to MTVAQFSPVARLSIEDSVLTVQDLGKSFRGQSTPVLQKINFNLAPGEILGLLGPSGCGKTTLLRIIAGFETPTSGTVHLEGDCVSGENGLTPPEQRQTGMVFQDYALFPHLTITDNIAFGLRHKSQKLNRQQIQGRVAEVLHLVGLTGLEKRYPHELSGGQQQRIALARALAPKPNLILLDEPLSNLDVQVRQRLRHEIRHILKATGTAAIFVTHDQEEAMAISDRIGVMYRGNLEQIGTPEEIYRSPASRFVAEFVTQANFVPAQRQGTLWATEFGQWPLTFQGIQPELPSVGELMLREEEIELSPASDGPVVIRDRQFLGREYRYCLETPAGRQIHARTSLQTVIPVGSRVNLTPTNPCPPLFAQG